GTTAAAGGACACACCTAGTGAAATCGCCTAAAATAAGgcaatttttgagattttttttttaaataatggaaAGCCAGAAAAGCTGGAGAGTTTTCATTTTCTGTGACAAACGGGTTTTTAACTTGTACTGTGGAAACTACGGATATTCTAATAATTCTTTATCcatgtattatttattaattttaaggcCGTATTCTCAATGTCTGATAATGCGCTTAACCAGAATCGACACcatgttaaaaaattgttttctgcaTATCTGGTTAACAACCATATGTCTGTTATGTTCTGGAAAACTTTATTGAAAAAAGGAGTATTGGTTAGTTTCTAAACACACCACGAGATGACAGCTGTCAGCTGTAAAATCTGTAAGTATAGACGGAGTTCAGACGGGGATTCTTCTATCGCACattatcattatttattatgcatatttgtattcatatacacattacaacaataacatttaaatattcggacataatgtaaatattcctttgaaatcGAGCGCTGTAGCAACCATGAAAGGACTTTCAAAACGTTAAGGAATGCCGAAGCAGCGAGCGGTGTCGTCCCCTCTCCTATTAAAACCACAATCAAACTATCTGTAGGTCAGCTAACCACAACTTTGTAAAAAAGGTTCTGTCAGTTAAAGCTATCATCCAGTTAAGGTACCAgcggttaaaaataaattgaactaGACATGGAAAAAATGCTTCTTACTAATTGCATCTTTCTTAatatcagagaatgtagattattataataaaaaataaagattattaatgtagatattttacattctctgttaatatgtaaaaaagattacaaaaaataaattgtttgtattttttgcgATTACTAAGTAACAAATTCTTTTACGatcaaatttgtttaatttttgagcTTTTCGTAATTTTCTTAAGTTTGTATTTCTATATTGAGGTTCAAGGGCTCAAGGAGTATTTGCTGACTTCGAATCACGCatctataataaatttaaaaaaaaatctattaaacaTGTGAGGAAGCGTTTCGTAATTAAATAATGCGTGATGAGGTTGTAATTGTTAAATTAGTAGCATGAAAAATTAGAAATGTGACATTTTTATTCACAATAGAATGGCAGGgcgtaaatataaatttggttattattcgtgttatatattttatatactttgcCATATGACTATTTATCTCTTGAAacctttcatttttttttatatataactttattgAAACTTTTCTCTATAACAAGGAAATTAGCATCTATGATGTCTAGTTCACAATCAATGATAATGTTTGTATTTGGCAATGCGCTGAATGAATAAAATGACAATAGCGCTGAAGTGCTGAATGTCAAAGGCCAAAATGACAGCTGTCATTTAACCTTTCCTTTCTTTCCGGTGACTGCTCCACAAAAGACGCTaaagtatgtaaaaaatattaaaatttatcgtTGAAAATCTGTGTAATCACTACAATGATATGTGTACAGAATTAAAAAATGGTTGTTAAACATATTCTGATCATAAATGTATAACTGATGTGTTTTCAAGACTAATTAATTcggaataattaaatttcataccAGCTTACAAGCAAATCATTTAGAGCGGTCATTGATATCACATCAATAAACTTAAATCTCGATTGATTTGATATTGAGTGAATAGTGTGTATTGATTTCGCGTTTTCTTCTTTGTTTCAGGATGTTTATGCCAAAGGCTCATCGCGTAGCTATCTACGAGTATCTCTTCAAAGAGGGTGTTATCGTTGCCAAAAAGGATTTCCATGCTCCCAAGCACCCTGAGCTGGAGACCATTCCCAACTTGCATGTTATCAAAACATTGCAGTCGCTTCATTCTCGAGGCCTGGTTAAGGAGCAATTCGCATGGAGACATTATTACTGGTATTTGACCAATGAAGGTATTGAGTACCTTCGCAGTTACTTGCATTTGCCTCCTGAAATTGTGCCGGCCACATTGAAACGTCCAGCACGCTCAGAGACAATGCGTCCCCGCCCAGCGGCATCTGCTCGTACTGGTGACTCTTCGAAGACGGGTGAGGACCGTACTGCTTATAGACGTGCGCCCGGTGGACCCGACAAGAAGGGAGATGCTGGTCCTGGTGCTGCTGATGTTGATTTCCGTGGTGGATTCGGACGTGGTGCACGCCCACaataaaaagtggatataaaaatattctagtAACCACATCTTTAGTTATAAAATGATGTTCCAGACgggattttttattttgaagtaaataaaaaataatgaaactaTCTTGAAAGTACGGTGTTTTAACAAAGTGGAATAGTGATTTGTGGTTGATTCTTTTtagtatatgaaaatattgagaATTGTGGAAATTGGACTTAAAGGTCAAGATATAATTGGCATTAtcctatatatatttcaaaattttactgaCAACATGGATTtcttgatgttttttttttttacttaatacgTCTAAATGTCAACGTATTTTGTTGAGAATAGTTTTAGAAAATCTGAAAGTAATTTTTGCCATAATGGACAGTTATAGGGAAAGTGCATCAATCTAAACATAAAttgaagtatgtatgtaatttataaattatgagGAGGCAAAGCCGTGAGGAATATCAACGCGAATTTTTCTGCTCTTGTTTTctgtaaatttaaacaaaaactgaagtatgttttaaaaattgtgaattgCAACTGCGAAAAGCAAATAGTTTGCGAATCAATATATTTTCGACGTAAAGGAGATAGCATATTGGACCATACTTTCTACTATAGCATCATCTTATgtataataattgtattatttaaataaattcaaataaaaatttgctgaaattgtaaattaaattgaagGCCAATTTGAAGAGTACTTTTTATGTCGACCTAGCTGcattatttttgtgtatttctttattattgtaTTCGTTTCGGTCGTTcgttcacatacacatatgcaataGTAATGTCAATTTTATCTTTTCGGTTTGTAATGTCAATTCTCCACCAAATGTATTATTTAGTAATAAATCAAGTAACGGTTTGAGAAATTGCAATGGAAAGTACAAagatatgttaaaatttttaagaaattaaaaagcaagtgaacagaaaaaaaaattacttaataatTAGCATACAAAATAAAGGGTAATGGGGCAGGTTCAATCTATTAGCGACAGCGCCATTCCAGATACAGTGGACGCCGTTCACATGCAAGTCATTCGCCATGCCAAAGTACTCTCGGAAATAAACTCTCTAAGTTATGAAGATTTTAAAGCATGTTTGGACAACTTAAATGAGCTGTAAGTATAtggattttttaattataagaaaaaGAAAAGTTCTTTTATAATCTTCCTCTGTTTTTTAGGTAAAAatcgttaattacttgatcttCAAATAAACTTATTGTTATTTCAGCTCCCGTAAGTGTATTGATCCAAATGGTAAGCAGCTAGTATTCCTTATCAAACGCGGTACAGACACATCTATGCTATGGAAAGCGATGGTCAAAATTGCTTGCATAAAAGTAGATCCTTCTACGAGGAAAATCGAAAGttataaatttcttaatttgAAGCAATTCCTGTGCGTTTTCAGGACTTTTCAGTCTCATCTAGAAAGTTTAATGTCAAGCGAAAATCAATTGGTACACGAAAGGTATAATACCAGTTTAGTCTTCTAATTTTTCTTATCCAGCAGTGTTCACGCCGAAGTTCACTTTCCCAAACTCCAATAGACGATGAAATGTCTGGCGCAGCATCTGTTGTAAACAATCACATAACCGCATCGATGATAATGGAACGAGTAAATTCCCTTGTAAATATTGGTCGCAATTCAAGCAGCGAAACCTCAAGCGGTCTAAATAGCCCTTCATCATGTTCACATTCTGAACATGTTGATGAGTGCTCCATTTGTTTAGACCGACTAACGGAAGTAATACTGCCTTGTACGCATAGTTTTTGCACGCCATGCATTGAACAATGGTTTGctaattattcaataaattgtatgcttcgattataaattatttacccTCATAGGAACGTCAATAATAAAACTTGTCCTATATGCAGTGAGGCTTTGGAGAGCACAGACGATACGTGGATTATGCCAGATATTCCAGGGGTTGAAgagataaatgaaaaaatttgcgCTGAATTCATGAGCTTagcaaaagattaaaaaaaaaaaacagttggtAACGAGGAACcgaaaatgtaataatttccCTTTAGAAATATTCCAATTATAGTTCTTGTTTAACAATAATTAAGTTTGACACATCTTGATATCATAACATATTATTTCCATCGTATATGATATACGAAATTTTTGAACTCCTCATAAATATCATTTATCTTATGATTCATACAATTAATCCAATTTCGATTTATTATAACAACTTCCAACggttaacatacatatgtacaagtctCAACATACCTCAGCGCATTCCAAAAGAATTACACATGCATGAATTTTTGTAATACTCTTTTATTATAAACATAatctaatttttattgttgattgATCTTTTTTACATGTATAAggctaattatatttaataattaattaaagagACGACTTTTCTTGTTGGAATAATAAATAAGTTATTGCGAGACAAacattataatataaacataaaatactaAATCTATAATTACACGTtgataaaattacatatttattaaatttgtatcaaTTTATCAATTATTTGCTGTTGTCATTACCATAAATGGAGTGTTATGCTTGTTAAGACTGCTGCTGAAAGCGCTACTTTTGGCGTTGGATCAGTTGGCGCGTCGCTTAATTGTAACTTTGCCTTTGGCCAAGTGAGACATATTAATTTTGACTTTACTATCGTTTGTCTTTTTAACCCATACCtgcattataatttaaattatgtttaatgttgataaaaaatatatttttattgtattacttACTACTTCATTGCCTATTGCAGTAATTGTAGCTGCGAATTTAACCAAATCTTTGCCCTCAACATATACCTGTTGACCTCTATGGAACCATCTCCTTTGATACAGTAGTTTGCCATCTTCAATACGTGTCTCAATATTAGTGGCAGCGTTTGCATTTGTACTTTCGGAGAGTAAACCTCCTTGCTGCAAATTACTGAAAGGAACGTTTCCGACACCATTTTGTTGCGTtgctacaataaataaatatataaaattaattatcatTTGTTAATAGATTTTATTAACAAACTAGTTGCTAATGTCTTGCCTCTCTGTATGGCCTTCATATCACTGTCAATTTCTTTATCGTCCAACAAGTACACAAGTAATTGACCAGTTGTAGGCTTCCGACGTTTTTCGACCACTGGAACTGGTTCATTTGGACGTCTGCGTAATTTGCGCGTTATAGTTGGTTTTACTTCTGTTGAGTCATTAGTTAGCTCCAAATTGTACCGCTCATTCTCTATTAGCTTCTTCCTTTCTTCTAAATCAGCTAGTATATTTTCCTTCAAATCAATctgaaagtataatataatttaaggaAATCCATTTTCTTGTTCACAcacatattttcacatatttttataattttactacgccagaaatacatatatttaaacgtACACTTAAACCCGCATTATGTCAATAAAAAACATTCGTTAAGCTAAAGCTCCGTGTAAATTCTGTCCAAAACCTGAACATTTGAACAATTCTGTGTTAGCAGAGATGAGCTGGATTGGCTGACTgttattttgttaattataaCAATATGGTAGAATCATATTAGTTACCTTTTTCTCTTCATACTCCTTATGCGCTGCTCGACGCTCTGCTTGATAGTCTTTTTCAACACACTCTTTTAGATATTCTTTGTGGATTTCATTCAGTCTTAAGCGTTCTTTGTACTGATTTTCAAGCTTTTTTACCCGCTTTACGTAGTCAGGATGTACGAGATGTTTTAGTTCTTCTCGCTGTTTATTTAATATGGCTAATTTGTGTTGATAAACTCTGCaaatttaaagttataaatttaattttttatatacaaactaaattaatattgtGATATACTGTTCTTTTAATTCGTGATTGCTGCCCCCGTTTGTTGTGTTGGTAGCGTTACTGCTACGGCTGTTGTTTCGAAATTCCGTTTCACTCGCATCGTCAGTATCTGTGAAAATGAATTatgttaaagaatttttttacttatatcgaaataattttaaataaattcattttttacCTTCTTCACTGTCGTACGCGGTTTGGTCATAGTGATTTGAACGGGAATCATCATTCTCTTCAAAGTGGTGGACTACCTGATTCGCGTACCCTTGGAAATGCATTACTTTTTCATAAGTTGTCTGCTTTCCTATATAATTAGTCTTTAAAGTTATAACAAAGCTTATTATAAAGGATGAACGATtccacaacaaaaaattaaatccaaTAAGTATCAAAAAACTGACTGACATTTATCTTTTATAATAGCTGTAGGTTATCTATGTTAAAAGTATTTCACACAGAGATGCATTTTAAAGGAATACAGGTAATACATAACAACTACAGTTTGTAAAatcaattttcgaaaatactttGTATTCTTAACCTGCCACCCAACAATCGGTTAAGTCACTGGCTAATTACCTGATAGTGCTAACGGAGATTACTCTTAAAGTGTTCTAAAGTTGTTGCGCAATAAGGGTAGTTCTCTTAAAGAATTTACTAGTTAGACAACTGCcatagctaccatataaatctGGTGGCTACCAGATATCCAAATGAAAAttgattaacaaaataatcaaTTGTATTAGATAGTTCAttatattagaatattttttattatatggtGCACGTCACAATGCGagcttaatatttaaataagtatataaatcgAAAATAGGAACATTAATCACTTCTTAAAACTAAGTTACTTACACATATAAATAACGTATATCCACAAAATTCTTTGATAGATTCAAATCACAAACAACTTACTATTTACAGACCAATTCCGGTAATGTAAAACCGGCTATTGTGAAAAAGGATCCCTCTTCCTCGTCGCCACCTCTCACATAAAGAACGATTTGTCGCCACAAAAGTTTCCTTGTTAGAAGAAAATGCAATTGTGGTGTTctttgagatttatttatttccgtCTGTCCGGCTGTTTTTAATGAAGATATTTTAGACCataaattacatatgaaaataatagTAAGTGTGTTCGATGACTTTTGCATAAAATAATCAggtagatgcggtataaagtcaaccggaattacgaaaatatttatattaagtatatgaggactgaaggaagtattgacccgattttaccaattttcggCACAAGGCCaagtcatcacaaaaatattcaccCTAACTTTCAATATTGGACTTCACAGATTGACCGGTATGTTCTGGggttcatataatatatttggtgTTTTTTCCTTGAAAAGTTACAGCCcgatttcgttaatttttgtgCGTTAGATGAGATACCTTAAACGACACTATTTGTTCAAAgttttaatttgataattttatcaaagtttgatttaaaaatttgttatatgtgAAGTAAGCGTGATTATTGGATTTCgccattttcacagtgtttaaatttaataattttcaacataatccttatatagggagtgggcgtggttattatctaattttacccattttcacagacaGATTTCTTCTTAGCAAGTTTAGTTGATTTATTTTAtgcagttttaaaaatatgtacattaaaccatttagaggGCGGGGCTGCGCCCACTTTGAAATGTAAATTTAGATCATAGGTGCGCCTCGCTACTGTGATCCTTTgaactaaattacagttttgtatcttaatgtagagcgtagttatggcactttatttgTTGCCGCTAACCGGCACTTTGTGGAATACAGTGGActctatattaaaatatttatgtaaattataaaacGCATTCCTATAGTGTTGCcaaattaatttaagtaaacaactttttatgtattttttcttcgaatttattgtgattttttatttcaagtacaatttaatacttttatCGCATTTTAGCTGCGCTTAACCTATAGATCATTTATTACTAACTTACTATATAAGgatcatacatgcatacaatatTGGAGTCGACAAATCAGTGCAATTTCgtgcgatttttttatttaaaattactttatttaatattgaatgattgttgttcttatttctgcatttattttgtttttgtttcaattattCAATCTCACTTAACGAACTTAATTGACTATTCAATTTGACCTACTCTACCTATGTTAATATTTAAGATCAGCGCATTTCTCTActgagttaaaaataaatagtgcTTAACTGTATATgaaatttaagttatttaatTCGAATCTAGTTCTTATGCAATtgcttgtttatatttaatcttaataatgTTTGCATATCAAAAGAAGGCAGTGTACAAAAAGtatgtcaaaaataattttattatataaaaatagattgagcgaaattaatttataaattcacaACTTTTTATATGTACTTTACAAAATTAGTGTGTAATAATATTAATCAGTCGATTGAAATGTGACATTAATTGTATGCTTAGGAAATACATAGATACACAAATGCAAATACTCATATATTGctcttcatttttttaaattttgttcaaattgaTTTAAAGTTCTTTATAATTACAGTTTTAAAGGcaattccaaatatttttatgttattttgtaCTCCTACATTTTCAaatgtttagaaaaaatataatattattatgggTAATTGTATGCACTGTGGTGATACatgatacattttttataaatttttttttttacgaactacttgtattttttaataattttgtttgctttttttaaatgcaatagtacccattttatttcaattaccaTTAGTTGtagttatttatttctaaattattaATCTTTTGTTACACATGAAACATGCTATTGTGCCATTGTGTGTTTACATGTATGTGAATTCTGGTGTGGACAAAGAGACTTAAAGGGTTTTGTTGAAGAATAACACCTTGTGTGaaatacatacaattatttattgcaaaataattttataaaattaagcaTGCAATATTTAAGAACTTATACTATATTAATGACATCAAAGCACTTGCAGGGAATAAGGACGTGTTAACCATATGAAAGCGATACGAGTTTGTGTGTTTTGTGTGAAATTGAAATACCTAgctagtttaaattaaaaatgctcgaaaaaaaatatatatttttgaaaatatttacagttCTTAGTTTCAATTAGTTATACAACTAATGAGATTACAGTCCACTAAAATTATGTTAGGCTAAattctaataaataattttactaagtagcatatataacatatataaataaaatgtaaaaatgttgaaattaaaaatataatatttatcactaagcctaaattaaattttggacACCGGAATTGAGAGGCATGAACGTCTACAGTGTGCAGAGTATTTAGACACATTTTTCAttgatttataataaaatcacaATACACTTAATCATATAGTTATTGTTATAACGGATCATTTAATTTTTGGCTTAAATTTTgtcgtttgtttacatttttgcatTGAAATATCATACATTTTCGGTCTTATATTGATgctgtgtaaaatttaaatttgcttcaacatttttatactaaaagaaatggtatcaataaaatatatgacaTAGTATaatcattattaatttatttataatactcTGTTCAAAAGCCACTAAACCTGACAATAACTATCAAATAAGAAGAagcgaaaagaaaaaacaaatgtttacCAGACCGTATCATA
The sequence above is drawn from the Bactrocera oleae isolate idBacOlea1 chromosome 5, idBacOlea1, whole genome shotgun sequence genome and encodes:
- the LOC106618362 gene encoding sin3 histone deacetylase corepressor complex component SDS3 — its product is MHFQGYANQVVHHFEENDDSRSNHYDQTAYDSEEDTDDASETEFRNNSRSSNATNTTNGGSNHELKEQVYQHKLAILNKQREELKHLVHPDYVKRVKKLENQYKERLRLNEIHKEYLKECVEKDYQAERRAAHKEYEEKKIDLKENILADLEERKKLIENERYNLELTNDSTEVKPTITRKLRRRPNEPVPVVEKRRKPTTGQLLVYLLDDKEIDSDMKAIQRATQQNGVGNVPFSNLQQGGLLSESTNANAATNIETRIEDGKLLYQRRWFHRGQQVYVEGKDLVKFAATITAIGNEVVWVKKTNDSKVKINMSHLAKGKVTIKRRAN
- the RpS10b gene encoding small ribosomal subunit protein eS10B; this encodes MFMPKAHRVAIYEYLFKEGVIVAKKDFHAPKHPELETIPNLHVIKTLQSLHSRGLVKEQFAWRHYYWYLTNEGIEYLRSYLHLPPEIVPATLKRPARSETMRPRPAASARTGDSSKTGEDRTAYRRAPGGPDKKGDAGPGAADVDFRGGFGRGARPQ
- the LOC106618363 gene encoding RING finger protein 141 isoform X2, coding for MGQVQSISDSAIPDTVDAVHMQVIRHAKVLSEINSLSYEDFKACLDNLNELSRKCIDPNGKQLVFLIKRGTDTSMLWKAMVKIACIKVDPSTRKIESYKFLNLKQFLCVFRTFQSHLESLMSSENQLCSRRSSLSQTPIDDEMSGAASVVNNHITASMIMERVNSLVNIGRNSSSETSSGLNSPSSCSHSEHVDECSICLDRLTEVILPCTHSFCTPCIEQWNVNNKTCPICSEALESTDDTWIMPDIPGVEEINEKICAEFMSLAKD
- the LOC106618363 gene encoding RING finger protein 141 isoform X1, translating into MGQVQSISDSAIPDTVDAVHMQVIRHAKVLSEINSLSYEDFKACLDNLNELSRKCIDPNGKQLVFLIKRGTDTSMLWKAMVKIACIKVDPSTRKIESYKFLNLKQFLCVFRTFQSHLESLMSSENQLQCSRRSSLSQTPIDDEMSGAASVVNNHITASMIMERVNSLVNIGRNSSSETSSGLNSPSSCSHSEHVDECSICLDRLTEVILPCTHSFCTPCIEQWNVNNKTCPICSEALESTDDTWIMPDIPGVEEINEKICAEFMSLAKD